One region of Micromonospora lupini genomic DNA includes:
- a CDS encoding DinB family protein: MTTWRAPEIDRTQEPLVADERTMLEGWLDYHRDTLLHKCAGLTAEQLRSASVEPSGLSLLGLVLHMTDVERSWFRTRFAGQDLPDLYDYDTDNDADFHAAAGADAEAAFATFRAEVDAARAVTEGRSLDETFTLPRRDGTPTFSLRWVYVHMIEEYARHNGHADLIRERIDGVTGD; this comes from the coding sequence ATGACGACATGGCGAGCACCGGAGATCGACCGCACTCAGGAGCCCTTGGTCGCTGACGAGCGCACCATGCTGGAGGGCTGGCTCGACTACCACCGCGACACCCTGCTGCACAAGTGCGCCGGCCTGACCGCCGAGCAGTTGCGCTCGGCGAGCGTCGAGCCGTCCGGCCTGAGCCTGCTCGGACTGGTCCTGCACATGACAGATGTCGAGCGGTCCTGGTTCCGCACGCGTTTCGCCGGCCAGGACCTGCCCGACCTCTACGACTACGACACGGACAACGACGCCGACTTCCACGCCGCGGCCGGCGCCGACGCGGAGGCCGCCTTCGCCACCTTCCGAGCCGAGGTCGACGCGGCCCGCGCGGTGACCGAGGGACGGTCCCTGGACGAGACGTTCACGCTGCCCCGCAGGGACGGCACCCCCACCTTCAGCCTGCGCTGGGTGTACGTGCACATGATCGAGGAGTACGCCCGGCACAACGGCCACGCCGACCTGATCCGGGAGCGCATCGACGGCGTCACCGGCGACTGA
- a CDS encoding HAD family hydrolase, translated as MARERATALLLDFDGVLRRWDPTVAAVVEREYGLSEGVLGEIAMQWGRLQPVLTGQVSHAEWMSSVADALSESVGSPQRARAAVEQWQSYRGEVDQEVLAFVREVRAAGVRVGLGTNATDLLDTDLAALGLVGELDVVVNSSTLGVHKPTPEYFQAACQALATPPARVLFVDDEDWAVRGARSAGLSAHRWGGHADLRYLRAALTY; from the coding sequence GTGGCTCGGGAACGCGCGACGGCGCTCCTGCTGGACTTCGACGGCGTGCTGCGCCGGTGGGACCCGACGGTGGCCGCCGTTGTCGAGCGGGAGTACGGCCTCTCCGAGGGGGTGCTCGGCGAGATCGCCATGCAGTGGGGGCGGCTCCAGCCGGTGCTCACCGGTCAGGTCAGCCACGCCGAGTGGATGAGCAGCGTCGCGGACGCCCTGAGCGAGTCGGTGGGCAGCCCGCAACGGGCCCGTGCCGCGGTGGAGCAGTGGCAGAGCTACCGGGGAGAGGTCGACCAGGAGGTGCTGGCGTTCGTCCGGGAGGTCCGCGCGGCCGGCGTCCGGGTCGGGCTGGGCACCAACGCCACCGACCTGCTCGACACCGACCTGGCCGCGCTCGGCCTGGTCGGCGAGCTGGACGTGGTGGTCAACTCCTCCACGCTCGGGGTGCACAAGCCGACGCCGGAGTACTTCCAGGCCGCCTGCCAGGCGCTGGCCACCCCGCCGGCCCGGGTGCTCTTCGTCGACGACGAGGACTGGGCCGTACGGGGCGCCCGGTCCGCCGGGCTGTCGGCGCACCGCTGGGGCGGCCACGCCGACCTGCGCTACCTGCGGGCGGCGCTCACCTACTGA
- the smc gene encoding chromosome segregation protein SMC: MYLKSLTVKGFKSFASATTLKLEPGITCVVGPNGSGKSNVVDAIAWVLGEQGAKALRGGKMEDVIFAGTAGRAPLGRAEVTLTIDNTDGALPIEYTEVSITRRMFRSGESEYEINGNSCRLLDIQELLSDSGIGREMHIIVGQGRLDGMLHAKPEDRRSFIEEAAGVLKHRKRKEKALRKLDAMQVNLNRLTDLTAELRRQLKPLGRQAEVARRAAAIQANLRDARLRLLADDLATLRTTLDREIADETALRERREQIEGEHTEVQGRLGELEGALAEDAPLLAAAQDTWYRLSALQERFRSIEQLARERLRHLSATGDDERPGRDPDQLEAEAERVREQEEELRAALTDDQIRLAEAVEHRQELERQLAAAERGLVAAAKAIADRREGMARLTGQVNSARARTTSAGEEIERLAVAHADALGRAEQAQADLDAVAAQSTEADRDNADLDARHAEAVAVQERAQATVRSLADAERAAEKDAATWKAREEALALGLRRKDGAGALLARAGDVPGLLGSLAGLLTVAPGHEAALAAALGGLADAVAVSGVDEAVEAMRLLKISDAGRAGLLVGSPAGPGMTGSADALRPKLPDGARWAPDLVECTPDIRPAVHRALRDVALVDDLTAAADLVAGNPELRAVTPDGDVIGAYAAAGGSAKAPSYIEVQAAVEEARTNRLAAERSGAELRDQLVEARAEVAAAKETVQHAAAEKREAESHRNAAARRLAELGAAARSARAETDRLGESRARAEAARQRDLATLDELEERLRLAEDTPIDAEPSTEERDQLAAMVPQARQNEMEVRLAVRTAEERVSSIAGRADSLARQATAERAARERAAARRAARTRGAGIARAVAGGAREALTRLTTSIAAAEEHRDAVARERAAREAELQEVRGAAKRLGAELERLTSQVHRDEVARAEQRLRIEQLEAKAAEDFGLDVETLVAEYGPTQPVPPTQADVAAAERDGLPVPEPVRYERPVQEKRAAKAERELALLGKVNPLALEEFAALEERFKFLSEQLEDLKATRRDLLTVVKDVDERILEVFASAFEDTAREFEQVFTVLFPGGEGRLILTDPEDLLTTGVEVEARPPGKKIKRLSLLSGGERSLTAVAMLVAIFRARPSPFYIMDEVEAALDDVNLGRLITLLAQLREKSQLIVITHQKRTMEIADALYGVTMRSGVTQVISQRLNRADEDDRRHRRGEENG, from the coding sequence GTGTATCTCAAGAGCCTGACGGTGAAGGGCTTCAAATCCTTCGCCTCCGCCACGACGTTGAAGCTGGAGCCCGGGATCACCTGCGTGGTGGGCCCGAACGGCTCCGGCAAGTCCAACGTCGTCGACGCCATCGCCTGGGTCCTCGGCGAGCAGGGCGCCAAGGCGCTGCGCGGCGGCAAGATGGAGGACGTCATCTTTGCCGGCACCGCCGGCCGTGCGCCGCTGGGCCGGGCCGAGGTCACCCTCACCATCGACAACACCGACGGCGCGCTGCCCATCGAGTACACCGAGGTCTCCATCACCCGCCGGATGTTCCGCTCCGGCGAGAGCGAGTACGAGATCAACGGCAACTCCTGCCGCCTGCTCGACATCCAGGAGCTGCTGTCCGACTCCGGCATCGGCCGGGAGATGCACATCATCGTCGGCCAGGGCCGGCTCGACGGCATGCTGCACGCCAAGCCGGAGGACCGCCGCTCGTTCATCGAGGAGGCGGCAGGCGTCCTCAAGCACCGCAAGCGCAAAGAAAAGGCGCTGCGGAAGCTCGACGCCATGCAGGTGAACCTCAACCGGCTCACCGACCTCACGGCCGAGCTGCGCCGCCAGCTCAAGCCGCTGGGCCGGCAGGCGGAGGTGGCCCGCCGCGCCGCCGCGATCCAGGCCAACCTGCGCGACGCCCGGTTGCGACTGCTCGCCGACGACCTGGCCACCCTGCGGACCACCCTCGATCGGGAGATCGCCGACGAGACCGCGCTGCGGGAGCGGCGTGAGCAGATCGAGGGCGAGCACACCGAGGTGCAGGGGCGGCTCGGCGAGTTGGAGGGCGCCCTCGCCGAGGACGCTCCGCTGCTCGCGGCCGCCCAGGACACCTGGTACAGGTTGTCCGCACTCCAGGAACGCTTCCGCTCGATCGAGCAGCTCGCCCGGGAGCGACTGCGGCACCTCAGCGCCACCGGCGACGACGAGCGGCCCGGTCGCGACCCCGACCAACTGGAGGCCGAGGCCGAGCGGGTCCGCGAGCAGGAGGAGGAACTGCGCGCGGCGCTCACCGACGACCAGATCCGGCTCGCCGAGGCGGTCGAGCACCGCCAGGAGCTGGAACGGCAGCTCGCCGCCGCCGAGCGGGGGCTGGTCGCCGCCGCGAAGGCCATCGCCGACAGGCGTGAGGGCATGGCCCGGCTCACCGGCCAGGTCAACTCGGCCCGCGCCCGGACCACGAGCGCCGGCGAGGAGATCGAGCGCCTCGCCGTCGCGCACGCCGACGCGTTGGGCCGCGCCGAGCAGGCGCAGGCCGACCTGGACGCGGTGGCCGCGCAGTCCACCGAGGCGGACCGGGACAACGCCGACCTGGACGCCCGGCACGCCGAGGCGGTCGCCGTCCAGGAGCGGGCGCAGGCAACCGTCCGGTCGCTTGCCGACGCCGAGCGGGCCGCCGAGAAGGACGCCGCCACCTGGAAGGCCCGCGAGGAGGCGCTCGCCCTGGGGCTGCGGCGCAAGGACGGCGCGGGAGCGCTGCTCGCCCGCGCCGGCGACGTACCCGGCCTGCTCGGCAGTCTGGCCGGGCTGCTCACCGTCGCCCCGGGGCACGAGGCCGCGCTTGCCGCCGCGCTCGGCGGGCTCGCCGACGCGGTCGCCGTCAGCGGGGTCGACGAGGCCGTCGAGGCGATGCGGCTGCTGAAGATCTCCGACGCCGGCCGGGCCGGTCTGTTGGTCGGCAGCCCGGCGGGACCGGGCATGACCGGCTCGGCCGACGCGCTGCGCCCGAAACTGCCCGACGGCGCCCGCTGGGCCCCCGACCTGGTCGAGTGCACGCCCGACATTCGTCCGGCGGTGCACCGGGCGCTGCGCGACGTGGCGCTCGTCGACGATCTCACCGCGGCGGCCGACCTGGTCGCCGGCAATCCCGAGCTGCGGGCCGTCACCCCGGACGGGGACGTGATCGGGGCGTACGCGGCGGCCGGCGGGTCGGCCAAGGCCCCCAGCTACATCGAGGTGCAGGCGGCCGTCGAGGAGGCCCGTACCAACCGGCTCGCCGCGGAACGCTCAGGCGCGGAGCTGCGCGACCAGCTCGTCGAGGCGCGTGCCGAGGTGGCCGCCGCGAAGGAGACCGTGCAGCACGCCGCGGCCGAGAAGCGGGAGGCGGAGAGCCACCGCAACGCCGCCGCCCGCCGGCTCGCCGAGCTGGGCGCGGCTGCCCGCTCGGCGAGGGCCGAGACGGACCGGCTGGGTGAGTCGCGGGCCCGTGCCGAGGCGGCCCGGCAGCGGGACCTCGCCACGCTCGACGAGCTGGAGGAGCGACTGCGGCTGGCCGAGGACACCCCGATCGACGCCGAGCCCTCCACCGAGGAGCGCGACCAGCTCGCCGCGATGGTGCCGCAGGCCCGGCAGAACGAGATGGAGGTCCGGCTCGCCGTGCGTACCGCCGAGGAGCGGGTCTCCTCGATCGCCGGTCGGGCCGACTCGCTGGCCCGGCAGGCCACCGCGGAGCGGGCCGCCCGGGAACGCGCCGCGGCCCGGCGGGCCGCGCGCACCCGTGGCGCGGGCATCGCCAGGGCCGTCGCCGGCGGCGCCCGGGAGGCGCTCACCCGACTCACCACGTCGATCGCCGCGGCCGAGGAGCACCGCGACGCCGTCGCGCGGGAGCGCGCCGCCCGCGAGGCAGAGCTGCAGGAGGTACGCGGAGCGGCCAAGCGGCTCGGCGCGGAGCTGGAGCGGCTGACCAGCCAGGTGCACCGCGACGAGGTGGCCCGCGCGGAGCAGCGCCTGCGGATCGAGCAGTTGGAGGCGAAGGCCGCCGAGGACTTCGGGTTGGACGTGGAGACGCTTGTCGCCGAGTACGGCCCCACCCAGCCCGTTCCGCCGACACAGGCGGACGTGGCGGCGGCCGAGCGCGACGGGCTGCCGGTGCCCGAGCCGGTCCGCTACGAGCGGCCGGTGCAGGAGAAGCGGGCCGCCAAGGCGGAACGCGAACTGGCCCTGCTCGGCAAGGTCAACCCGCTCGCGCTCGAGGAGTTCGCCGCGCTGGAGGAGCGCTTCAAGTTCCTCTCCGAGCAGTTGGAGGACCTCAAGGCGACCCGGCGGGACCTGCTCACCGTGGTCAAGGACGTGGACGAGCGGATCCTGGAGGTCTTCGCCAGCGCGTTCGAGGACACGGCCCGGGAGTTCGAGCAGGTGTTCACCGTGCTCTTCCCCGGCGGTGAGGGCCGGCTGATCCTCACCGACCCCGAGGACCTGCTCACCACAGGCGTCGAGGTCGAGGCCCGCCCGCCGGGTAAGAAGATCAAGCGGCTGTCGCTGCTCTCCGGCGGCGAGCGGTCGCTGACCGCGGTGGCCATGCTGGTGGCGATCTTCCGTGCCCGGCCGAGCCCGTTCTACATCATGGACGAGGTGGAGGCGGCCCTGGACGACGTGAACCTGGGCCGGCTGATCACGTTGCTGGCACAGTTGCGGGAGAAGAGTCAGCTGATCGTCATCACGCACCAGAAGCGGACGATGGAGATCGCCGACGCGCTCTACGGGGTGACCATGCGCAGCGGGGTCACCCAGGTGATCAGCCAACGGCTCAACCGGGCCGACGAGGACGACAGGCGGCACCGCCGCGGCGAGGAGAACGGGTAG
- a CDS encoding CAP domain-containing protein, with the protein MYGWTDPMDPNGAQRRAERPTDEPDWLRDRPEPRSAYLFGDDPDQPGDEWHRAEPTARWQPASPAAPVEAPDSAWPSHERSDEATGGWRDDTPRTEAAQTTGGWTTEAAQATGGWRTEADAQATGDRSGGGRPGEGRHRSPRRWRRPVMIGGAAAAATLVVSVGVGALAMPRGDGPADEPTAVDGTVAAAPAVPTDQPGGDTLAAPSPTSSPSPARPSPSPSRVVRPTPAASRTTAPSRRTAERSKAPSTSSGSGGVSGTVGTQAQQVVDLVNAERAKAGCKALSVDDKLMTAAQGHSQDQADHQTMSHTGSDGSDTGVRLDRVGYAWRTYGENVAWNQKTPAAVMDAWMNSSGHRANILNCAFTEIGVGIASSNGPYWTQVFAAPR; encoded by the coding sequence GTGTACGGCTGGACCGACCCGATGGACCCGAACGGCGCCCAACGGCGCGCCGAGCGGCCGACCGACGAGCCGGACTGGCTGCGCGACCGCCCGGAGCCCCGCTCGGCCTACCTCTTCGGGGACGACCCCGACCAGCCTGGCGACGAGTGGCACCGCGCCGAGCCCACCGCCCGCTGGCAGCCCGCGTCCCCGGCCGCCCCGGTCGAGGCGCCTGATAGCGCCTGGCCGAGCCACGAACGGAGTGACGAGGCGACAGGCGGCTGGCGCGACGACACCCCGCGCACCGAGGCCGCGCAGACCACCGGCGGCTGGACCACCGAGGCCGCGCAGGCTACCGGCGGCTGGCGTACCGAGGCCGACGCGCAGGCCACCGGTGACCGGAGCGGCGGCGGTCGGCCCGGCGAGGGGCGGCACCGCTCGCCCCGGCGCTGGCGTCGCCCCGTGATGATCGGTGGCGCCGCCGCGGCAGCCACCCTCGTGGTGAGCGTCGGCGTCGGCGCGCTCGCGATGCCCCGTGGCGACGGCCCGGCCGACGAACCCACAGCCGTCGACGGCACCGTCGCCGCCGCGCCCGCGGTCCCGACCGACCAGCCGGGTGGTGACACCCTGGCCGCACCCTCTCCGACCAGCTCGCCCAGCCCGGCACGGCCGAGCCCGTCGCCGAGCAGGGTGGTCAGGCCCACCCCGGCCGCGTCGCGGACCACCGCCCCGTCACGGCGCACCGCCGAGCGCAGCAAGGCCCCGAGCACCAGCAGTGGCTCCGGGGGCGTGAGCGGCACCGTCGGCACCCAGGCCCAGCAGGTGGTGGACCTGGTCAACGCCGAGCGGGCCAAGGCCGGCTGCAAGGCGCTGAGCGTCGACGACAAGCTGATGACCGCCGCCCAGGGGCACAGCCAGGACCAGGCCGACCACCAGACGATGTCGCACACCGGCAGCGACGGCAGCGACACAGGCGTCCGGTTGGACCGCGTCGGCTACGCCTGGCGCACCTACGGCGAGAACGTGGCGTGGAACCAGAAGACGCCGGCCGCCGTGATGGACGCCTGGATGAACAGCTCCGGGCACCGGGCCAACATCCTCAACTGCGCGTTCACCGAGATCGGCGTCGGCATCGCCAGCAGCAACGGGCCGTACTGGACGCAGGTCTTCGCGGCGCCGCGCTGA
- a CDS encoding endo alpha-1,4 polygalactosaminidase, translating into MRIRPRRRAAVRPLRRIVSAGVALVLVLPAYGCRRELTPPGAPTPWPATQARHWRWQWQLDGPVDTTVDADVFLLDPVATTAAQTAELRSRDRRLICQVPVGSVRSTDPDASRVPAVVRGAAGPQPGSRWLDVRLWDALEPVLADRLRLCRGKGFGAVALADADGYAHRSGFPLGFDDQLLFNRRLAQLARALDLSPGLVNDVPQLAALAPDFDFVVNEECVRLDQCAKLLPFVDAGKPVFHVEYTGSTEDFCVATVGYGFASIRKERTLDAWREPCALP; encoded by the coding sequence ATGCGGATCCGGCCGCGGCGACGTGCCGCCGTACGCCCGCTGCGCCGGATCGTGTCGGCCGGCGTCGCGCTCGTCCTGGTGCTGCCGGCGTACGGGTGCCGGCGCGAACTGACCCCGCCGGGCGCCCCCACCCCGTGGCCGGCCACGCAGGCTCGCCACTGGCGGTGGCAGTGGCAACTCGACGGCCCGGTCGACACGACCGTGGACGCCGACGTCTTCCTGCTCGACCCGGTGGCCACCACTGCCGCGCAGACTGCCGAACTGCGCTCGCGTGACCGGCGGTTGATCTGCCAGGTGCCCGTCGGCTCGGTGCGCTCGACCGACCCGGACGCCAGCCGGGTGCCCGCCGTCGTGCGGGGCGCGGCCGGCCCACAGCCGGGCAGCCGGTGGCTGGACGTGCGGCTGTGGGACGCGCTGGAGCCGGTGCTGGCCGACCGGTTGCGGCTGTGCCGGGGCAAGGGGTTCGGCGCGGTGGCGCTTGCCGACGCCGACGGGTACGCCCACCGCAGCGGCTTCCCCCTCGGCTTCGACGACCAACTGCTGTTCAACCGCCGGCTGGCCCAGTTGGCCCGCGCACTTGACCTCTCCCCCGGGCTGGTCAACGACGTGCCGCAGCTCGCGGCGCTGGCACCGGACTTCGACTTCGTGGTCAACGAGGAGTGCGTCCGGCTGGACCAGTGCGCCAAGCTGCTGCCGTTCGTGGACGCGGGCAAGCCGGTCTTCCACGTCGAGTACACCGGGTCGACCGAGGACTTCTGCGTCGCGACTGTCGGCTACGGCTTCGCCTCGATCCGCAAGGAGCGGACGTTGGACGCCTGGCGGGAACCGTGCGCGCTGCCGTGA